One window from the genome of Megalobrama amblycephala isolate DHTTF-2021 linkage group LG4, ASM1881202v1, whole genome shotgun sequence encodes:
- the si:dkey-3h3.3 gene encoding E3 ubiquitin-protein ligase DTX3L gives MTSPSKIFTEVRLNIPATIPTNSVSSLLHGTTVRLKRDGKYSVAIGSFQDIEDIHKKCIIMQTTYDGSSDLRQEKMSLKDHAAAGLGQAQSDSLVVQPVKVDDIVMRYIQEKKSKELNTIKKRNAVLINWFKSHVNFMSITGKNIHAQFAREQFITLYQKTATGLQTRAYVYNPKMTELCLAEFPELLINTDRKQMELTGSFISLERFETFLNGSAQHRMGRSSQHQTPRKTKDDDMRMCSPHQTPRKTQDDDMSYKQPVKEEKSIDQAKDETCPICLDTIKTPDCKVLSKCNHKFCKDCLDRAFKLKPACPICGEIYGSLTGTQPKGGTMTVSRDRSSLPGYEKYGTIEISYYIPSGYQGNEHPNPGMMYQGASRIAYLPDSTEGNNVLKLLQRAFEQRLTFTIGCSSTTGKNNVVTWNDIHHKTSRDGGPTHYGYPDPDYLKRVQDELKAKGIQ, from the exons ATGACAAGCCCGTCAAAG ATATTTACTGAAGTGAGACTTAATATTCCAGCCACCATACCAACAAATTCAGTTTCAAGCTTACTTCACGGCACGACAGTGAGACTTAAACGTGATGGTAAATATTCAGTTGCCATCGGGTCTTTCCAAGATATTGAAGATATTCATAAGAAGTGTATAATTATGCAAACAACATATGATGGAAGTAGTGATCTAAGACAAGAGAAAATGAGTCTAAAGGACCATGCTGCAGCAGGTCTGGGACAAGCTCAAAGTGACTCTTTAGTAGTTCAACCAGTCAAGGTTGATGACATTGTTATGCGTTACATCCAAGAAAAGAAATCTAAGGAACTAAACACAATCAAAAAAAGGAATGCAGTTTTGATAAACTGGTTCAAAAGTCATGTGAATTTTATGTCTATTACTGGTAAGAACATTCACGCTCAATTTGCACGAGAACAGTTTATAACATTATATCAAAAGACTGCAACAGGGCTGCAAACTAGGGCATATGTTTACAATCCAAAAATGACTGAACTTTGCCTGGCAGAGTTTCCAGAACTCTTAATCAATACAGATCGAAAGCAAATGGAACTGACTGGCAGCTTCATTAGCCTAGAAAGATTCGAGACGTTTTTGAATGGGAGTGCTCAGCACCGAATGGGAAGGTCTTCACAGCACCAAACcccaagaaaaacaaaagatgATGACATGAGAATGTGTTCACCACACCAAACCCCAAGAAAAACACAAGATGATGACATGTCTTACAAACAACCTGTGAAAGAAGAGAAATCAATAGACCAAGCCAAAGATGAGACATGTCCAATTTGTTTGGACACAATCAAGACACCTGATTGCAAAGTCTTAAGTAAATGCAACCACAAATTTTGTAAAGACTGTTTAGATAGGGCTTTCAAGTTGAAACCAGCCTGTCCGATATGTGGAGAGATATACGGCAGTCTTACAGGGACGCAACCAAAAGGAGGGACCATGACTGTCTCAAGGGACAGATCTTCTTTACCTGGATACGAAAAATATGGTACGATCGAAATTAGCTACTACATACCAAGTGGATACCAGGGG AATGAACATCCAAATCCAGGCATGATGTACCAGGGTGCGTCCCGCATAGCTTACCTCCCTGACTCAACAGAGGGAAACAACGTGCTAAAGCTTCTGCAGAGGGCGTTTGAGCAGCGACTCACTTTCACTATTGGTTGTTCATCTACCACTGGAAAGAACAATGTGGTGACCTGGAATGACATTCACCATAAGACGTCTCGTGATGGAGGGCCAACGCA TTATGGTTACCCAGATCCAGACTACCTGAAACGAGTACAAGATGAACTGAAAGCAAAAGGAATTCAATGA